A section of the Oncorhynchus tshawytscha isolate Ot180627B linkage group LG09, Otsh_v2.0, whole genome shotgun sequence genome encodes:
- the LOC112257904 gene encoding hexokinase-2, translated as MSSTDTNAESDDPVPKGARLSRAVANLDTIPPDTLSEVEECLQPFRLSLEKLQDVSSRLRKDLIRGLGKHTHCRAPVKMLPTFVRATPDGREKGDFLALDLGGTNFRVLHVRVVEEMQKLLKMDSKICAIPQEIMLGTGEQLFDHIAACLAEFLESLELKDQTLPLGFTFSFPCEQKDIDKSLLIHWTKGFNCSGVVGEDVVRLLREAIHRRGDYDIGSVAMVNDTVGTMMSCGYRDQSCEIGMIIGTGTNACYMEEIKNVKRVEGEDGRMCINTEWGGFGDDGSLKDIQTEFDLVVDRDSLNPGVHVFEKMISGMYLGEIARLVLVKLARDKLLFGGDLSVALLTQDSFETRFISEIEEENRGLQKAQEILSKLDLPAGPVDCQIVRLVCDSLSTRSAQLCATALATIANRIRVNRGLDHLSTTVGVDGTVYKKHPNFSEKLQETVRILAPKCDITFLVSDDGSGKGAAMVTAVAQRLAMQSRILEDIDGEEEEEDEEN; from the exons ATGAGTTCCACAGATACCAATGCCGAGAGCGACGACCCTGTCCCCAAGGGGGCCAGACTGAGCCGGGCCGTCGCAAACCTGGACACCATCCCCCCAGACACCCTCAGTGAG GTAGAAGAGTGTCTGCAGCCTTTCCGTCTCTCTTTGGAGAAGCTGCAGGACGTGTCATCTCGCCTGAGGAAGGACCTGATCAGAGGGctgggcaaacacacacactgccgggCACCCGTCAAGATGCTGCCCACCTTTGTGAGGGCAACACCTGATGGGAGAG AGAAGGGGGACTTCCTGGCTCTAGACCTGGGTGGGACTAACTTCCGGGTGCTGCATGTCCGTGTGGTGGAGGAGATGCAGAAGCTCCTGAAGATGGACAGTAAGATCTGTGCAATCCCCCAGGAGATCATGCTGGGGACgggagaacag TTGTTTGACCACATCGCTGCATGCCTGGCTGAGTTCCTGGAGTCTCTGGAGCTGAAGGATCAGACTCTGCCTCTAGGCTTCACCTTCTCCTTCCCCTGCGAGCAGAAAGATATCGACAAG AGCCTCCTGATCCACTGGACCAAAGGCTTTAATTGTTCCGGAGTGGTAGGAGAGGACGTTGTGAGGTTACTGAGAGAAGCCATCCACAGGAGAGGG GATTATGACATTGGTTCCGTTGCCATGGTGAATGACACGGTGGGGACCATGATGAGCTGTGGATACAGGGACCAGAGCTGTGAAATTGGCATGATCATTG GGACGGGGACGAATGCATGTTACATGGAGGAGATCAAAAACGTGAAGAGAGTAGAGGGGGAAGACGGCCGCATGTGCATCAACACAGAGTGGGGGGGGTTTGGAGACGACGGATccctaaaggacatccagactGAGTTTGACCTGGTGGTGGATCGAGACTCACTCAACCCAggcgtgcatgt CTTTGAGAAGATGATCAGTGGGATGTACCTGGGAGAGATAGCCAGGCTGGTGTTGGTGAAGCTGGCTCGGGACAAGCTATTGTTTGGAGGAGATCTATCAGTGGCCTTGCTCACACAGGACAGCTTTGAGACCAGATTCATCTCCGAGATAGAGGA GGAGAACAGAGGACTGCAGAAGGCCCAGGAGATTCTGTCAAAGCTAGACCTGCCTGCCGGGCCTGTGGACTGTCAGATTGTGCGTCTGGTGTGTGACTCTCTCTCCACACGCTCGGCCCAGTTGTGTGCCACTGCCTTGGCAACCATTGCCAACCGTATCCGTGTCAACCGTGGACTGGACCATCTAAGCACCACAGTGGGGGTGGATGGCACAGTATACAAGAAACACCCCAA CTTCAGTGAGAAGCTCCAGGAGACCGTACGCATCCTGGCCCCCAAGTGTGATATCACTTTCCTCGTCTCCGACGACGGCAGCGGGAAGGGAGCTGCCATGGTAACGGCAGTGGCACAGAGGCTGGCCATGCAGTCCCGGATACTAGAGGACAtcgatggagaggaggaagaggaggatgaagaaaatTAA
- the zgc:77151 gene encoding uncharacterized protein zgc:77151, giving the protein MEQNAIQWLGAPSYLRGSFAFYKSVSCGSGSAAQVWKLGEFYYVRCGPEEPVGIAEVMLLWEDQAQCHLLASSRLYFLPEDTPKGRTREHGEDEVLAVSKKIVVRVEDLVRWTCPEPQGWKGGSQKSSRTNGHHKPTPIITNGAPTPFKEKAESERLGVKVLSYPQYCRFRALQRRIQDEVGLGLQNPHLLALGGIRVAQNNTQVLYCRDTFNHPTLDSNTSVWTQLGCTSLSLKGRPRKRRGRPEGQKAMEPPAVNQSESWIERMKENVMGSVEMHCEEGCLPHSDEQLFLDQLYCYMERCGSPISKVPNLGFKKIDLFVMYSVVKRLGGHERVTSQRLWKKVYNELGGCPGSTSAATCTRRHYERLMLPYEEHIHGRGAELKLPASTGPIRGRGRRPLVKKTATPTPPPTISPDGVVVVKRGRGRPPGKKNQAKLLASKASPVVLSPPAKPSLDLGSKPLQDPSLQSLSVFQGLNLANMPLTPELSPMSAPFLPLLPKMEREVKVANGDTLAPSPTLSPANLLSDLSRLHAAGSLGGFRPSKGPCPLDLFRSRLGLNSLDSPGLNTQDPASHQPSSCHLQAKAGSSDTPLPNGDQPHLQSHHQCLGCGLDEAAQGGGSSSTSTREGRSSRPPLPPLRVLPLDLDCSLQVRQLMHTRLGLAQLHSFTKRLSEVLAQDLSGKPCLPITPPPEQALPLNLSKRSTTRRSASDTGSRMAAGDQENGDTTLPLAKRYRMESCEEAEDLSSPSRARAFLLELPCHTTSPDTNSPSPQLCLTESGEGSGGTPLENQGRTSDSEPVIQVKVEEDWRESSFVEVEPVEDCSVKTEQERVEKEGGNIKMWENGKEEKMAVETVKMEDGIQQQSEEGEKAVVEGSKLERVEEEGKTINMEDAISERGLRTP; this is encoded by the exons ATGGAGCAGAATGCAATACAG tGGTTAGGTGCTCCCTCCTACCTGCGCGGCTCATTTGCCTTCTATAAGTCAGTGAGCTGTGGGTCCGGGTCCGCTGCTCAGGTCTGGAAACTGGGGGAGTTCTACTATGTACGCTGTGGCCCTGAAGAACCTGTGGGCATTGCTGAG GTGATGTTACTGTGGGAGGACCAGGCCCAGTGCCATCTGCTGGCCAGCTCCAGACTCTACTTCCTCCCTGAGGATACTCCCAAAGGCAGAACCAGAGAGCATGGCGAG gATGAGGTGTTGGCTGTTTCTAAGAAGATAGTGGTGCGGGTGGAGGATCTGGTGAGGTGGACCTGTCCGGAACCTCAAGGTTGGAAAGGAGGCAGCCAGAAGTCCAGCAGGACCAACGGTCATCACAAACCCACCCCTATCATTACCAACGGAGCCCCAACGCCATTCAAAGAGAAGGCTGAGAGTGAGCGTCTAGGGGTCAAGGTGCTCAGCTACCCCCAGTACTGCCGCTTCCGCGCCCTGCAGAGGCGCATCCAGGACGAGGTAGGGTTGGGGCTCCAGAACCCCCATCTGCTGGCCCTGGGAGGGATCAGGGTGGCCCAAAACAACACACAAGTCCTCTATTGCCGGGATACCTTCAACCACCCCACCCTGGACAGCAACACCAGTGTCTGGACACAGCTGG GATGCACCTCTCTTAGCTTGAAGGGGCGACCCCGCAAGAGGAGAGGCAGGCCAGAAGGCCAGAAAGCTATGGAGCCACCAGCAGTCAACCAATCAGAGTCCTGGATAGAGAGAATGAAG GAGAATGTGATGGGCAGTGTGGAGATGCATTGTGAGGAGGGCTGTCTCCCCCACTCTGATGAGCAGCTGTTCCTGGATCAACTCTACTGCTACATGGAGCGCTGCGGCTCACCCATCAGCAAGGTGCCCAACCTCGGCTTCAAGAAGA TtgacctgtttgtcatgtactcTGTAGTCAAACGGCTGGGCGGCCATGAGAGG GTGACGTCCCAGCGTCTGTGGAAGAAAGTGTATAATGAACTAGGAGGATGCCCGGGCAGCACCAGCGCAGCCACCTGCACCCGGAGGCACTATGAGAG GCTGATGCTTCCCTATGAGGAGCACATACATGGAAGAGGAGCAGAACTCAAACTCCCAGCATCCACTGGGCCTATCCGGGGCAGGGGTAGGAGACCGCTGGTGAAGAAGACTGcaacccccacccctcctcca actATTTCTCCAGACGGTGTGGTGGTAGTGAAGAGGGGCAGGGGCAGACCTCCAGGCAAAAAGAACCAGGCCAAACTTCTAGCCTCCAAGGCCAGTCCAGTGGTCCTGTctcccccagccaaacccagccTGGACCTAGGGTCCAAACCCCTGCAGGacccctctctccagtccctgTCTGTGTTCCAGGGGCTAAACCTGGCCAACATGCCACTAACCCCAGAACTGTCCCCCATGTCtgcccccttcctccccctcctgccCAAAATGGAGAGGGAGGTAAAGGTGGCGAACGGGGATACTCTAGCACCATCACCCACTCTGTCTCCTGCAAATCTCCTGTCTGATCTCTCCAGGCTCCACGCAGCGGGCTCCCTAGGAGGGTTCAGGCCCTCTAAAGGCCCCTGTCCCCTGGATCTCTTTAGGAGCCGACTGGGCCTCAATAGCTTAGACAGCCCTGGTCTAAACACCCAGGACCCTGCCTCCCACCAGCCCTCCAGCTGCCACCTCCAGGCCAAAGCAGGGAGCTCAGACACCCCCCTTCCCAATGGGGACCAGCCCCATCTGCAGTCTCACCACCAGTGTTTGGGGTGTGGGCTTGATGAGGCAGCCCAGGGGGGGGGCAGCAGCAGTACTAGCACCAGGGAGGGCCGTAGCAGCAGgcctcccctgccccctctccgGGTCCTACCCCTGGATCTGGACTGCAGCCTGCAGGTGCGCCAGCTGATGCATACACGGCTGGGCTTGGCCCAGCTTCACTCCTTCACCAAGCGGCTGTCGGAGGTCTTAGCCCAGGACCTGAGTGGCAAGCCCTGTTTACCCATCACCCCTCCCCCAGAGCAGGCCCTACCGCTCAACCTCAGCAAGCGCTCCACCACCAGAAGATCTGCCTCTGATACTGGCTCCAGGATGGCTGCAGGGGATCAGGAAAATGGTGACACCACACTCCCCTTAGCTAAAAGGTATAGAATGGAGTCATGCGAGGAGGCTGAGGACCTGAGCTCACCCAGCAGGGCAAGGGCTTTCCTCCTGGAGCTGCCTTGTCACACCACCAGCCCAGACACCAATTCTCCATCTCCCCAGCTCTGCCTTACTGAGTCTGGGGAAGGTTCTGGAGGCACCCCTCTGGAGAACCAGGGCAGGACGTCTGACTCTGAGCCAGTAATCCAGGTGAAGGTGGAAGAGGACTGGAGGGAGAGCAGCTTTGTGGAGGTAGAGCCTGTGGAAGACTGCTCTGTAAAAACAGaacaggagagggtggagaaagagggaggaaataTAAAGATGTGGGAGAATGGGAAAGAAGAGAAGATGGCAGTTGAAACTGTTAAAATGGAGGATGGTATACAACAGCAATCGGAGGAGGGAGAAAAGGCAGTAGTGGAGGGGAGTAAACTGGAGAGGGTAGAAGAAGAGGGTAAAACCATAAATATGGAGGATGCTATATCAGAGAGGGGACTGAGGACTCCTTAG